The following proteins are encoded in a genomic region of Saccharopolyspora antimicrobica:
- a CDS encoding UDP-glucose dehydrogenase family protein: protein MAQRSEAPPARRVAVVGTGYVGLTTGACLASLGHHVQCCDVDRTKVERLSRGEVRIHEPGLGQLVREGIRTGRLEFTHCSTAAVRRAEAVFLCVPTPMAPDGSANLAQVESAVREVRDHLPADSLLVTKSTVPVGTAARLSELLDRRDVAVVSNPEFLREGLAVRDFLNPDRIVVGTASAAAARRVSELYARLEAPTVHTDSASAELIKYAANCFLATKLSYVNDLAELCERLGADIGGITECMGHDHRIENSFLRPGPGWGGSCLPKDTAALLHAAEAIGADLPLVRAAVEANRRHQRRVVDKVVAMCGGSVTGVRVGMLGLTFKAGTDDLRDSPAVAVAQRLAELGANLIAFDPALHGDEPGVPAGIALADSAYQVAKGAGAVLVLTDWPEFRDLDWPQMVGLAEKPVIIDTRNLVDPRVLERAGAVFCGTGRAPNRDSGEV from the coding sequence ATGGCACAGCGAAGCGAAGCTCCCCCCGCCCGCCGGGTCGCCGTGGTGGGCACCGGTTACGTCGGTTTGACCACCGGGGCCTGCCTGGCGTCGCTCGGCCACCACGTGCAGTGCTGCGACGTCGACCGCACCAAGGTCGAACGCCTCTCCCGCGGCGAGGTCCGGATCCACGAGCCGGGTCTCGGGCAGCTGGTGCGCGAGGGAATCCGCACCGGCAGGCTGGAGTTCACCCACTGCTCGACGGCAGCCGTGCGCCGCGCGGAAGCGGTCTTCCTGTGCGTGCCCACGCCGATGGCGCCCGATGGCAGCGCGAACCTGGCGCAGGTGGAGTCCGCGGTGCGGGAGGTGCGCGATCACCTGCCCGCGGACAGCCTGCTGGTGACGAAGTCGACCGTGCCGGTCGGCACGGCGGCCAGGTTGTCCGAACTGCTGGACCGGCGCGACGTGGCGGTGGTGAGCAACCCAGAGTTCCTCCGCGAAGGACTCGCCGTGCGCGACTTCCTGAACCCGGACCGGATCGTCGTCGGCACGGCGAGCGCGGCGGCGGCGCGCCGGGTGTCCGAGCTCTACGCGCGACTGGAGGCGCCGACCGTGCACACCGACTCCGCCAGCGCGGAGCTGATCAAGTACGCGGCGAACTGCTTCCTGGCGACCAAGCTGTCCTACGTGAACGATCTCGCGGAGCTGTGCGAGCGCCTCGGGGCCGACATCGGCGGCATCACCGAGTGCATGGGCCACGACCACCGGATCGAGAACTCGTTCCTACGGCCGGGCCCGGGGTGGGGAGGCTCGTGCTTGCCGAAGGACACCGCCGCGCTGCTGCACGCCGCCGAGGCCATCGGCGCGGATCTGCCGCTGGTGCGCGCGGCGGTCGAAGCCAACCGGCGGCACCAGCGGCGCGTGGTGGACAAGGTCGTCGCGATGTGCGGCGGCTCGGTCACCGGCGTGCGCGTCGGGATGCTGGGCTTGACCTTCAAAGCGGGCACCGACGACCTGCGGGACTCCCCGGCGGTCGCGGTGGCGCAGCGGCTGGCCGAGCTCGGCGCCAATCTGATCGCCTTCGACCCGGCGCTGCACGGGGACGAACCGGGCGTTCCCGCCGGTATCGCTCTGGCGGACAGCGCCTACCAGGTGGCGAAGGGGGCCGGGGCGGTGCTGGTGCTCACCGACTGGCCCGAGTTCCGCGATCTCGACTGGCCGCAGATGGTCGGGCTCGCGGAGAAGCCGGTGATCATCGACACGCGCAACCTCGTCGATCCGCGGGTGCTGGAACGGGCCGGCGCGGTCTTCTGCGGAACGGGCCGAGCACCGAACCGCGACAGCGGAGAGGTTTAG
- a CDS encoding UDP-glucose 6-dehydrogenase — MCSDGRTLVVCGAGRAAGVVATAMASLGHDVMRVPGSCDADLTRAELVFACGPDEGRITELVGRVPPGCTVVNTCAPPWESTAELAAAIGRDEAGVVSNPVGSAGLDDLLAPDVIVIGADDPADACAVADVYAAITAPTVHTDVRTADLTGPARSGLCAVKRQFFAELVLLCRAVGADVESVLECLRTDRRIGVPLTRADGDHLESGECGRADRLRELAGPDAPPTLRALSCQRRSG; from the coding sequence ATGTGTTCTGACGGGCGCACTCTCGTGGTCTGCGGTGCGGGGCGGGCAGCCGGCGTCGTGGCCACCGCGATGGCCTCGCTGGGCCACGACGTGATGCGCGTCCCCGGCTCGTGCGACGCCGACCTGACCCGTGCCGAACTCGTCTTCGCGTGCGGGCCGGACGAAGGCCGGATCACCGAGCTGGTGGGACGCGTGCCGCCGGGCTGCACCGTGGTGAACACCTGCGCGCCACCGTGGGAATCGACCGCGGAGCTGGCCGCGGCCATCGGCCGGGACGAGGCGGGCGTGGTCAGCAACCCGGTGGGGAGCGCGGGCCTCGACGACCTGCTGGCACCCGACGTGATCGTCATCGGCGCCGACGACCCGGCCGACGCCTGCGCGGTGGCCGACGTCTACGCCGCGATCACGGCCCCCACCGTGCACACCGACGTGCGCACCGCCGATCTCACCGGGCCGGCGCGAAGCGGTCTGTGCGCGGTGAAGCGGCAGTTCTTCGCGGAACTGGTCCTGCTCTGCCGGGCCGTCGGCGCGGATGTCGAAAGCGTCCTCGAGTGCCTCCGGACGGACCGGCGGATCGGTGTTCCGCTCACCCGCGCCGACGGGGATCACCTCGAATCCGGCGAGTGCGGCCGCGCCGATCGCTTGCGCGAGTTGGCCGGGCCGGACGCCCCACCGACGTTGCGCGCCCTCAGCTGTCAACGCCGATCGGGGTGA
- a CDS encoding glycosyltransferase family 9 protein, with the protein MAVSGGSVLALRALGLGDLLTAIPALRGLRRAFPRHRLVLAAPRALDGLLPLLPEVDELHPTEDLAGFAWHRRPPEVAVNLHGSGPESVAAVCSTRARRVLTHRHPAFPAVAGPEWPADQHEVRRWCRLLEHCGIDADHEDLRLPEPTGPSPPGSAVLHPGASRGARRWPVERYAEVAKWLTANGHRVVITGTAQERAIARRLAELAGLSPDAVLAGDTDLPQLARLVARAKLVVCGDTGVAHLATAFATPSVVLFGPVAPALWGPPADGPHIALWDGRSGDTFAAEPSPGLLALGPGQVIEAAGELLARIG; encoded by the coding sequence GTGGCCGTGAGCGGTGGCTCGGTGCTCGCCCTCCGCGCGCTGGGTCTGGGGGATCTGCTGACCGCGATTCCCGCGCTGCGCGGGCTGCGGCGCGCGTTCCCGCGGCACCGCCTGGTGCTCGCCGCGCCGCGGGCGTTGGACGGGTTGCTCCCGCTGCTGCCGGAGGTCGACGAGCTCCACCCGACCGAGGACCTCGCGGGTTTCGCATGGCACCGGCGGCCACCGGAGGTGGCGGTGAACCTGCACGGCAGCGGCCCGGAATCGGTGGCGGCGGTGTGCAGCACGCGGGCCCGGAGGGTCTTGACCCACCGCCACCCGGCCTTTCCCGCCGTGGCGGGGCCGGAGTGGCCCGCCGACCAGCACGAGGTCCGCCGCTGGTGCCGCTTGCTGGAGCACTGCGGAATCGACGCCGACCACGAGGACCTGCGGCTGCCGGAGCCGACCGGTCCGTCGCCGCCCGGCTCGGCGGTGCTGCACCCCGGCGCGAGTCGGGGAGCGCGGCGCTGGCCGGTGGAGCGCTACGCCGAGGTGGCGAAGTGGCTGACCGCCAACGGGCACCGGGTCGTCATCACGGGCACCGCGCAGGAGCGCGCGATCGCCCGCCGGCTGGCCGAACTGGCCGGACTGTCACCTGACGCCGTGCTGGCCGGTGACACCGATCTGCCGCAGCTCGCTCGCCTGGTGGCCCGCGCGAAGCTCGTGGTGTGCGGTGACACCGGCGTCGCACACCTCGCCACCGCGTTCGCGACGCCGTCGGTGGTCCTGTTCGGACCGGTCGCACCGGCGCTCTGGGGACCGCCGGCGGACGGTCCGCACATCGCGCTCTGGGACGGGCGCAGCGGCGACACCTTCGCCGCCGAACCCAGCCCGGGACTGCTGGCGCTCGGCCCCGGGCAGGTGATCGAAGCAGCCGGGGAACTCCTCGCGCGAATCGGTTGA
- a CDS encoding SDR family oxidoreductase translates to MAELGNVLITGGASGLGAATVEAVRAAGGTPLVLDRAAPSASVKFACVDLADRRAAEHAVQELADAVGGLDGVFTAAGIDSCGPLGSVPPGDWERVIEVNLLGTAAVVRAALPYLERSSGTVVTCASTLGISAVSEATAYCASKFGVVGLTRALAAETSGRVGVTLLVPGGMHTAFFDGRDEQYKPPPDAKLNRPEDVAQSVVFALSQPPGCEVREMVVCHSQESSWP, encoded by the coding sequence ATGGCAGAGCTGGGTAATGTGCTGATCACCGGCGGTGCGTCCGGGCTGGGCGCGGCCACCGTCGAAGCGGTGCGGGCGGCCGGCGGGACCCCGCTGGTCCTGGACCGGGCCGCGCCCTCGGCGTCGGTCAAGTTCGCCTGCGTGGACCTGGCCGACCGGAGGGCCGCCGAGCACGCGGTGCAGGAGCTCGCCGACGCGGTCGGCGGGCTCGACGGGGTGTTCACCGCGGCCGGGATCGATTCCTGCGGGCCGCTCGGATCGGTGCCGCCGGGCGATTGGGAACGCGTCATCGAGGTGAACCTCCTCGGCACCGCGGCGGTGGTGCGGGCGGCGCTGCCCTACCTCGAGCGCTCCAGCGGGACCGTGGTCACCTGCGCGTCCACGCTGGGCATCAGCGCGGTCAGCGAGGCGACGGCTTACTGCGCGTCGAAGTTCGGCGTCGTCGGCCTCACCCGCGCGCTGGCCGCCGAGACCAGCGGCCGGGTCGGCGTCACCCTGCTCGTGCCGGGCGGCATGCACACCGCGTTCTTCGACGGCCGCGACGAGCAGTACAAGCCGCCGCCCGACGCCAAGTTGAACCGGCCGGAAGACGTTGCGCAGTCCGTCGTCTTCGCGCTGAGCCAGCCGCCCGGCTGCGAGGTCCGCGAAATGGTCGTGTGCCACTCGCAGGAGTCGTCGTGGCCGTGA